One Candidatus Zixiibacteriota bacterium genomic window, TATTCGCTCAGTAGGTCAATGTAATATTTCGCCACTTTTAACAAAGCCTCTTTCTTTTCCTTGTCTTCCAGAGTCTTCTTAAGGGCGTTGTTTTTCTTCAACTGCTTTTCCAGATCGGACAGCATCTCCTTGCCGTAGTAGACCTGCTGGAGATAGTCATTCTTCTCAATCAACTCCTTGGAGGTGAAATCCTTCATTGATTTGACCTCGAAGTTGGCGTTCACCTGCTGCCCGTCGGTCGATTCCAGTTCCGCCGAGAAAGAGGGGCGGAACTTCTCGAATACTTCCTTGAGATTGTTGCACCGCGTCGGCGTCACATCGGGTTCCTCTTCGCTGTTGAGCCGGGCGGCATAGAGGATCTTATTGGAAGGAAGCAGTTCGACCGGAATGGAATCATCCTTCTGGATTTTTTCGGTCGCGCCGAGAATGAATTTGGCCATTTATTCCTCCGTGTTATAAATTAATTATTGGATTTCTCTGCTAGGCTAAAGACATAAGCATCATCTTTGACATCAATCATAACCTGATCGCCGGGGGCGATTATTCCCGTGATAATATCAACCGACAGGCGGTTAATTATTTCCTTTTCAATAATTCTCTGAATGGGGCGGGCGCCCAGCTCGAAAGTATAGCCATCGACGGCCAGCTTATGCCTGGCTTCGGGGCTGAGTGTCGCTTTAATATCCAGGTCCTTCAGCAGACCGCACAGGGTTTGGAATTCCAGCCCGGCGATAACCTCGATCTGCTCCTGGGAAAAGGAATGATAGATAATGATATCATTGAGACGATTGAGAAACTCCGGACGGAATTTCTTGAATAGGAAAGATCGCACCTCATCCAAATTGACCTCTCGTCCTTCACGGTCGGCTTCCAGGATTTTGTCGGCGGCATAATTGGAGGTGAGCACAACCATAGTATTGGAAAAATCGACCGTTCTCCCCTGCCCGTCGGTCAGACGACCGTCATCCAGAAGCTGCAGCAGGACATTGAAAACATCGGGGTGTGCCTTTTCGGTCTCATCAAAGAGGACTATGGAAAAAGGTTTACGGCGAACCGCTTCGGTGAGAACCCCACCGGCTTCATAACCGACATATCCCGGAGGGGCGCCGATCATCTTGGCCACCGAGTGCGATTCCATGAACTCCGACATATCGAGCCTTACCATGGCGTTTTTGTCATCAAACAG contains:
- a CDS encoding type VI secretion system contractile sheath small subunit codes for the protein MAKFILGATEKIQKDDSIPVELLPSNKILYAARLNSEEEPDVTPTRCNNLKEVFEKFRPSFSAELESTDGQQVNANFEVKSMKDFTSKELIEKNDYLQQVYYGKEMLSDLEKQLKKNNALKKTLEDKEKKEALLKVAKYYIDLLSE
- a CDS encoding AAA family ATPase → MITKKINLAEIKKDLADKTQMFNDLKAVVDTLEHKIFDADIAAVVARRTGIPLSKMMTAEKDRLINMEAYLSAKIIGQDKAISAIANAVRKARAGLKLPNRPMGSFLFLGPTGTGKTYLPKLLAEFLFDDKNAMVRLDMSEFMESHSVAKMIGAPPGYVGYEAGGVLTEAVRRKPFSIVLFDETEKAHPDVFNVLLQLLDDGRLTDGQGRTVDFSNTMVVLTSNYAADKILEADREGREVNLDEVRSFLFKKFRPEFLNRLNDIIIYHSFSQEQIEVIAGLEFQTLCGLLKDLDIKATLSPEARHKLAVDGYTFELGARPIQRIIEKEIINRLSVDIITGIIAPGDQVMIDVKDDAYVFSLAEKSNN